One window of the Deinococcus ruber genome contains the following:
- a CDS encoding dipeptide/oligopeptide/nickel ABC transporter permease/ATP-binding protein, whose protein sequence is MSGVQRLFSQPRTIIGAGILLILLLMGLFAPILTPYNPNSLEFDAFMPLSSKHLLGTTAIGQDIFAQLLYGARLTLLVGSVAGLIATALSVALGLSAAYLGGWVDEVINALINVFLVLPGLPLVIIASAFLRGGGVWPVIVVISFTGWAWGARVLRSQALALRERDFVQAAVASGEGPGRIIFMEILPNMAGLIAANFFGAALYAVLSEAGLSFIGVGDVSLVTWGTMLYWAQAKGALLQGAWWWVAMPGLGIALLGTSFALLNFAIDELGNPRLSRGGKKMPRPAKTAFSTPASSEALLSIQHLDVGYVTRNGTVRAVRNVSLDVAPGEFLGLAGESGCGKSTLAFAATRLLDPPGAVLDGAVSLAGRDLLALTPEQLRQVRWKEFSLVFQASMNVLNPVLKIREQVYDAMQAHGITDKVKLDARARELFRLVGIREEYLDSYPHQLSGGMKQRVVIAIALALEPKLIVMDEPTTALDVVVQRQILQEISEVRRRLGISIVFITHDLSLLVEMSDRVAIMYAGEIVEQAPAHELYAQPAHPYTQQLMNAFPPMTGARERRSGIPGRPPALSETITGCPFFARCTKHMPGICDVKPLQTFELNAAHSVACFLYDPTVSPALKESAAHRVGAEEVNLESVVSLPHAN, encoded by the coding sequence ATGAGTGGCGTTCAGCGTCTGTTCAGTCAGCCGCGCACCATCATCGGGGCGGGTATCCTGCTGATTCTGCTGCTGATGGGGCTGTTTGCGCCCATTCTCACGCCGTATAACCCGAATTCGCTGGAATTCGACGCCTTCATGCCGCTGTCGAGCAAACATCTGCTGGGCACCACCGCCATCGGGCAGGACATCTTCGCGCAGTTGCTGTACGGCGCGAGACTTACGTTGCTGGTGGGTTCGGTGGCCGGGCTGATCGCCACCGCGCTGAGTGTGGCCCTGGGCCTGAGCGCCGCGTACCTGGGCGGCTGGGTCGATGAAGTCATCAACGCGCTCATCAACGTCTTTCTGGTGCTGCCGGGGCTGCCGCTGGTCATCATCGCCAGCGCGTTTCTGCGTGGCGGGGGCGTGTGGCCGGTTATCGTGGTGATCAGTTTTACTGGCTGGGCCTGGGGCGCTCGGGTACTGCGCTCACAGGCGCTGGCACTGCGCGAACGCGATTTCGTGCAGGCGGCGGTGGCGTCGGGCGAGGGGCCGGGGCGCATCATCTTTATGGAAATTCTGCCCAACATGGCGGGCCTGATCGCCGCCAACTTCTTCGGCGCGGCGCTGTACGCGGTGCTGAGTGAAGCGGGCCTGTCGTTCATCGGCGTGGGTGACGTGTCGCTGGTAACGTGGGGCACGATGCTGTACTGGGCGCAGGCCAAGGGTGCGCTGCTTCAGGGTGCGTGGTGGTGGGTGGCGATGCCGGGTCTGGGCATTGCGCTGCTGGGAACGTCGTTCGCGCTGCTGAACTTTGCCATCGACGAACTCGGCAATCCACGCCTCAGCCGGGGTGGAAAGAAGATGCCGCGCCCGGCGAAAACCGCGTTCAGCACGCCTGCTTCCAGTGAAGCGCTGCTGTCGATTCAGCATCTGGACGTGGGCTACGTGACCAGAAACGGCACCGTGCGGGCCGTTCGCAACGTCTCGCTCGACGTGGCTCCCGGTGAATTCCTTGGGCTGGCGGGCGAGTCGGGCTGCGGAAAAAGCACGCTGGCCTTCGCCGCCACCCGCCTGCTCGATCCGCCCGGCGCGGTGCTGGACGGCGCGGTTTCGCTGGCCGGGCGCGACCTGCTGGCCCTGACGCCGGAACAGCTGCGGCAGGTGCGCTGGAAGGAATTCAGTCTGGTGTTTCAGGCGAGCATGAACGTGCTCAATCCGGTGCTGAAGATCAGAGAGCAGGTGTACGACGCGATGCAGGCACACGGCATCACCGATAAAGTGAAGCTCGACGCCCGTGCCCGCGAACTGTTCCGGCTGGTGGGCATCCGCGAGGAGTATCTGGATTCGTACCCGCACCAGCTATCGGGCGGTATGAAGCAGCGCGTGGTGATCGCCATTGCGCTGGCGCTGGAACCCAAACTGATCGTGATGGACGAGCCGACCACCGCGCTCGATGTGGTGGTGCAGCGGCAGATCTTGCAGGAGATCAGCGAGGTGCGGCGGCGGCTGGGCATCAGCATCGTGTTTATTACCCACGATCTGAGTCTGCTGGTCGAAATGAGCGACCGGGTGGCGATCATGTACGCCGGAGAAATCGTGGAACAGGCTCCAGCACACGAGCTGTACGCGCAACCGGCGCACCCCTACACCCAACAGCTCATGAACGCCTTTCCGCCGATGACCGGGGCACGCGAGCGGCGCAGCGGCATTCCGGGCCGCCCACCCGCTCTGAGCGAGACCATCACCGGGTGCCCGTTTTTCGCCCGCTGCACCAAGCACATGCCCGGCATCTGCGACGTGAAGCCGCTTCAGACTTTCGAATTGAATGCGGCACATTCGGTGGCGTGCTTCCTGTACGACCCCACCGTCTCGCCCGCCCTGAAAGAATCTGCTGCCCACCGAGTCGGCGCAGAGGAGGTGAATCTTGAGTCTGTCGTCTCCCTCCCGCACGCCAACTGA
- a CDS encoding ABC transporter permease: MPYLLRKIVILLFTLWVAATLNFVLPRLVPGDPVSVMLAKYQGRLDPSAVDALKIAYGLNDLGSPISQYFSYLGRLLHGDFGRSISLFPTPVLEVIGMALPYTLGLVGITTILSFIIGSALGLYSGWRRGQAGADALTPVSLFLNSMPYFWFALLMLYIFAFQLKWFPLSGALDPFPGDAFSAGWWSSLLRHAVLPAFTILVTSVGGWLITMRNNVVSVSSEDYLAFARAKGLTERRILSRYVLRNALLPSFTSFGMALGFVVGGSILTEIVFSYPGLGFYLYQAVVGLDYPLMQAIFFIIALTVLLANFAVDLLNVLLDPRIRESRA; this comes from the coding sequence ATGCCGTACCTGCTCCGAAAAATCGTGATTCTGCTGTTCACGCTGTGGGTGGCCGCCACACTGAATTTCGTGCTGCCGCGCCTGGTGCCGGGCGATCCGGTCAGCGTCATGCTGGCAAAGTACCAGGGCCGCCTCGACCCTTCGGCGGTCGATGCGCTCAAGATCGCGTATGGCCTGAACGATCTGGGCAGTCCCATTTCGCAGTACTTCAGTTACCTGGGTCGCCTGCTGCACGGCGATTTCGGGCGCTCAATCAGCCTGTTTCCCACCCCTGTGCTTGAGGTGATCGGGATGGCGCTGCCGTACACGCTCGGTCTGGTCGGCATCACTACCATCCTGTCGTTCATCATCGGCAGTGCGCTGGGGCTGTACAGCGGCTGGCGGCGCGGACAGGCGGGGGCCGACGCCCTCACGCCCGTGTCGCTGTTTCTGAACAGCATGCCCTACTTCTGGTTCGCCCTGCTGATGCTCTACATCTTCGCCTTCCAGCTCAAGTGGTTTCCGCTGAGCGGCGCACTCGACCCCTTTCCCGGCGACGCCTTCAGCGCCGGATGGTGGTCGTCGCTGCTGCGGCACGCCGTCCTGCCCGCTTTTACCATCCTGGTCACGTCGGTGGGCGGCTGGCTGATTACCATGCGGAACAACGTGGTGAGTGTGTCGAGCGAGGATTATCTGGCGTTTGCCCGCGCCAAAGGTCTGACCGAGCGCCGGATTCTCAGCCGCTACGTGCTCAGAAACGCGCTGCTGCCGAGCTTTACCAGCTTCGGCATGGCGCTGGGCTTCGTGGTGGGCGGCAGCATCCTGACCGAGATCGTCTTTTCTTATCCGGGGCTGGGGTTTTATCTGTATCAGGCGGTGGTGGGGCTGGATTACCCGCTGATGCAGGCGATCTTCTTCATCATCGCTCTGACGGTGCTGCTCGCCAACTTCGCGGTTGACCTGCTGAACGTGCTGCTCGATCCACGTATCCGCGAGAGCCGCGCATGA
- a CDS encoding ABC transporter substrate-binding protein, with protein MNANGNSSKFSGIVRVSLLLTAALGGAALVGTASAQSPKTTFTVVRSDQWGAQNLNPFSPGSQHLLPTNSAIYETLFFVNSLNGKVVPVLGTKYAWSKDSKTLTVTTRSGVKWTDGQAFNASDAAFTFNYLKQYPALDTSGLWKSGLTSVTAPNPTTLVFSFSAPNTPVFQYISNTPIVPQHLWKDVKDPATFTNPKPVATGPFIFDSSSQQAIRVLKNPNYWMKGQPYVDAVVWVSTSSNDAALLKLLSGDVDYGYVGISDPKGYAAKGPNNTYWWPTNNINFLYFNTVKAPFNDPAFRRAVAQAINTKDVALKAYAGAVPAASPSSIFPTQQADWLPASAKASLPTFDPAAADAALTAAGYKKNAQGVRLGKDGSPLPTYKILVGAGWTDFITMAQVVGDNLKKVGINTSIDQQAWGSYSGGLQTGSYDMGISWGWGNGSSPYYTFNAAFSPDFSAPVGKTAPSNLSRYTNPAITSALKAFSNTSDAAIQKKAMSTIITTVLKDMPWVPLTDRTQFALFNTSRFTGFPSAANPYNDASPDDTSGARLMYLNVKPK; from the coding sequence ATGAATGCGAACGGTAACAGCAGCAAGTTCAGCGGGATTGTCCGGGTTTCTTTACTGCTCACGGCGGCGCTTGGGGGCGCGGCCCTGGTCGGAACCGCGTCTGCCCAGAGCCCCAAAACCACCTTCACGGTCGTGCGAAGTGACCAGTGGGGCGCACAGAACCTCAACCCGTTCTCGCCCGGCAGTCAGCACCTGCTGCCCACCAACTCGGCCATCTATGAAACGCTGTTCTTCGTCAACAGTCTGAACGGCAAGGTGGTGCCGGTGCTGGGCACCAAATACGCCTGGAGCAAGGACAGCAAGACCCTGACCGTCACCACCCGCAGCGGCGTGAAGTGGACGGACGGACAGGCGTTCAATGCGTCGGACGCGGCGTTTACCTTCAATTACCTCAAGCAGTACCCGGCGCTCGACACCTCCGGCCTGTGGAAGAGCGGCCTCACCAGCGTCACCGCGCCCAACCCGACCACGCTGGTCTTCAGCTTCAGCGCCCCCAACACGCCGGTCTTCCAGTACATCTCCAACACGCCCATCGTGCCGCAGCACCTGTGGAAGGATGTCAAGGACCCGGCGACCTTCACCAATCCCAAGCCTGTCGCCACCGGGCCGTTTATCTTCGACAGTTCCAGCCAGCAGGCGATCCGGGTGCTCAAAAACCCGAATTACTGGATGAAGGGACAGCCGTATGTGGACGCGGTGGTATGGGTCAGCACCAGCAGCAACGACGCCGCCCTGCTCAAGCTGCTCAGCGGCGACGTGGATTACGGCTACGTGGGCATTTCCGACCCCAAGGGCTACGCCGCCAAGGGGCCGAACAATACCTACTGGTGGCCCACCAACAACATCAACTTCCTGTACTTCAACACCGTCAAGGCTCCGTTCAACGATCCGGCCTTCCGCCGCGCCGTGGCGCAGGCCATCAACACCAAAGACGTGGCGCTGAAGGCCTACGCGGGCGCAGTGCCAGCCGCCAGCCCCAGCTCGATCTTCCCTACCCAGCAGGCCGACTGGCTGCCCGCCAGTGCCAAGGCGTCGCTGCCGACCTTCGACCCCGCCGCTGCCGACGCCGCACTGACCGCCGCCGGATACAAGAAGAACGCGCAGGGTGTGCGACTGGGCAAAGACGGCTCTCCGCTGCCGACCTATAAGATCCTGGTGGGCGCGGGCTGGACCGACTTCATCACGATGGCGCAGGTGGTGGGCGACAACCTGAAGAAAGTCGGCATCAACACCAGCATCGATCAGCAGGCGTGGGGCAGCTACTCCGGCGGCCTCCAGACCGGCAGCTACGACATGGGCATCAGCTGGGGATGGGGCAACGGCTCCAGCCCGTACTACACCTTCAACGCGGCGTTCAGCCCCGATTTCAGCGCTCCGGTGGGCAAGACTGCGCCCAGCAACCTGTCGCGCTACACCAATCCGGCGATCACATCAGCGCTCAAGGCCTTCAGCAACACCAGCGACGCCGCCATCCAGAAAAAGGCCATGAGCACCATCATCACCACCGTGCTCAAAGACATGCCCTGGGTGCCGCTGACCGACCGCACGCAGTTTGCCCTGTTCAACACCAGCCGCTTTACCGGGTTCCCGAGCGCCGCCAACCCGTACAACGACGCCTCGCCGGACGATACCAGCGGCGCACGGCTGATGTACCTGAACGTCAAGCCCAAGTAA
- a CDS encoding LacI family DNA-binding transcriptional regulator, with protein sequence MTDTEAPLQKPALRGAGIREVARQAGVSIATVSRVFNDAEAVSSDTRERVVALASSLGYEPSPLGRNLVRGRSYLIGLIVPNVSFPLYGAMIHGIEDVLGSHGMSVLLASSHDAAATEVRAAQNILRHAVDGGIVINSMVGLALPTQRQSGWVHVTPEPPGLPCRVELDNEEGGRLAAMELLRNRHRHFAYVGAKGRESADRERGFAEVLRDAGFDYRRFEGDYSEASGMQAGAALLDGPLDAVFAAGDLMAAGVMRALHMRGVQVPGQVAVVGFDDAAIASLLYPRLTSIRQPGYLMGAAAAQLSLNFIRGRPTEPVIFSPELVARESTGPPSA encoded by the coding sequence GTGACAGATACCGAAGCGCCATTGCAAAAGCCTGCCCTGCGCGGCGCGGGCATCCGTGAAGTGGCGCGGCAGGCGGGCGTGTCGATTGCCACGGTATCGCGGGTCTTCAACGACGCCGAGGCCGTGAGCAGCGATACGCGGGAACGCGTCGTGGCGCTGGCGAGTTCGCTCGGCTACGAACCCAGCCCGCTGGGACGCAATCTGGTGCGCGGGCGCAGTTATCTGATTGGGCTGATCGTACCGAACGTATCGTTTCCGCTGTACGGCGCGATGATTCACGGCATCGAGGACGTGCTGGGCAGCCACGGCATGAGCGTCCTGCTGGCGAGCAGCCACGACGCTGCCGCCACCGAAGTGAGGGCCGCTCAGAACATCCTCCGGCACGCGGTAGACGGCGGAATCGTCATCAATTCGATGGTGGGCCTGGCCCTGCCGACTCAGCGTCAATCGGGGTGGGTGCACGTGACGCCCGAACCGCCTGGGCTGCCCTGCCGGGTGGAACTCGACAACGAGGAAGGCGGGCGGCTGGCAGCGATGGAACTGCTGCGAAATCGCCACCGACACTTCGCCTATGTGGGGGCCAAGGGCCGCGAGAGTGCCGACCGCGAACGGGGATTCGCGGAGGTGCTGCGCGACGCTGGCTTCGATTACCGCCGATTCGAGGGCGATTACTCGGAAGCGTCGGGCATGCAGGCGGGAGCGGCACTGCTGGACGGCCCGCTCGACGCCGTGTTTGCGGCGGGCGACCTGATGGCGGCGGGCGTGATGCGGGCGCTGCACATGCGCGGGGTGCAGGTTCCGGGGCAGGTGGCGGTGGTGGGCTTCGACGACGCGGCCATCGCTTCGCTGCTGTATCCGCGCCTGACGAGCATCCGGCAGCCCGGCTACCTGATGGGGGCCGCCGCCGCTCAGCTGAGCCTGAATTTTATTCGTGGGCGACCCACCGAGCCGGTCATCTTCTCGCCAGAACTGGTGGCCCGCGAATCGACCGGCCCACCCTCCGCGTAA
- a CDS encoding SDR family NAD(P)-dependent oxidoreductase has product MKKRLFAAAALALISARRLLVPPYVLADRVVLISGGSRGLGLALARVYADHGAKLMLLARDRAELERAAAELRQDDTLVGIVVGDITREEDARRAIAETLDTYGRLDVLVNSAGVIQTGPMPNLTLQDYQDAMNVNFFGALHLMMAARPALATSRGRILNVASVGGKVGVPHLSGYSASKFALVGLGQAWRAELRREGIVLTTACPGLMRTGSARHAIIKGKHRLEYGLFATLDNLPLVSLDAAEAARRMVSAMQRGDAEPVIGGAAEILVRVQQIAPQLTAELLGLGNRLLPSPGRSTSGVPGFAVETTLTQNNPLKRAAEADLNEK; this is encoded by the coding sequence ATGAAAAAGCGACTGTTTGCCGCTGCTGCACTGGCCCTGATCTCGGCCCGACGCCTGCTGGTGCCGCCGTACGTGCTGGCAGACAGAGTGGTACTGATCAGCGGAGGGTCGAGAGGGCTTGGACTCGCGCTGGCACGGGTGTATGCCGATCACGGCGCAAAACTGATGCTGCTGGCCCGCGACAGAGCCGAACTGGAACGCGCCGCCGCCGAACTGCGGCAGGACGACACCCTGGTCGGCATCGTGGTGGGCGATATTACACGCGAGGAAGATGCGCGGCGGGCCATCGCGGAAACGCTCGACACCTACGGGCGGCTCGACGTGCTGGTCAATTCGGCGGGTGTCATCCAGACCGGGCCGATGCCCAACCTGACCCTTCAGGATTACCAGGACGCCATGAATGTCAATTTTTTTGGGGCGCTGCACCTGATGATGGCAGCTCGGCCCGCGCTGGCAACCAGCAGAGGGCGCATCCTGAACGTGGCGTCGGTGGGCGGCAAGGTGGGCGTACCGCACCTGAGCGGGTACAGCGCCAGCAAATTCGCGCTGGTGGGGCTGGGGCAGGCGTGGCGGGCCGAACTGCGCCGCGAAGGAATCGTCCTCACCACCGCCTGCCCGGGCCTGATGAGAACCGGCAGCGCCCGTCACGCCATCATCAAGGGAAAACACCGCCTGGAATATGGCCTCTTCGCCACGCTCGACAATCTTCCACTGGTATCGCTGGACGCTGCCGAGGCCGCCCGCAGAATGGTGAGCGCCATGCAGCGCGGCGACGCCGAACCGGTCATCGGGGGTGCCGCCGAAATACTGGTGCGTGTGCAGCAGATTGCGCCGCAGCTGACCGCTGAACTGCTGGGCCTGGGCAACCGCCTATTACCGTCACCGGGCCGCAGCACTTCGGGCGTGCCCGGATTTGCTGTCGAGACGACCCTGACCCAGAACAATCCGCTGAAACGCGCTGCCGAAGCCGATCTGAACGAGAAATAG
- a CDS encoding PQQ-dependent sugar dehydrogenase, with amino-acid sequence MMRRLLSLGLLAGMTTASAQQITLPPRPLPPALPAATVTATMLTPVAKAFSPEMLKRLSVPDGFSLKVVATQLGNARMLHVMNDGSIYLTRNEQGDVMLLKDANKDGMIEGSERTVVAQNLKSIHGITDRAGKLYLTVDKTVMVADILPGGKLSTPRIFVKNLPDVGQHFARGVAFGPDGFMYLSVGSTCNDCRDPNPETATMLRIAPDGSSREVYARGLRHTIGFDWQPGTGKLFGLDQGSDWHGDDQPPEELNQIVRNQDYGWPYCFADQQADPYVNNPPPGNLKKEAFCATQTKGSLLTYTAHAAAISFSFYTGTQFPAEYRHDAFATFRGSWNRSEPSGYQLARVHFDEQGNPASITPFISGFVYHDDAQTEANGWAQFGRLAGMAQDTDGSLLFTDDQNGVLYRVSYTGGQK; translated from the coding sequence ATGATGCGCCGACTGTTGAGCCTCGGTCTGCTGGCGGGCATGACGACGGCCTCCGCCCAGCAGATCACGTTGCCGCCGCGTCCTCTGCCGCCCGCGCTGCCCGCAGCCACCGTGACCGCGACCATGCTGACCCCGGTGGCAAAAGCCTTCTCGCCCGAGATGCTGAAGCGCCTGAGCGTGCCAGACGGGTTTTCGCTGAAGGTGGTAGCCACCCAGCTCGGCAATGCCCGCATGCTGCACGTGATGAACGACGGCAGCATCTACCTGACGCGCAACGAGCAGGGCGACGTGATGCTGCTGAAAGATGCCAACAAAGACGGCATGATCGAGGGCAGCGAACGCACGGTGGTAGCGCAGAACCTGAAGAGCATTCACGGCATCACCGACCGGGCGGGCAAGCTGTATCTGACGGTGGATAAGACGGTGATGGTGGCCGACATCCTGCCGGGCGGCAAACTCAGTACGCCGCGCATCTTCGTCAAGAATCTGCCGGATGTGGGACAGCATTTTGCGCGAGGTGTGGCGTTCGGCCCCGACGGATTTATGTACCTGTCGGTCGGGTCTACCTGCAACGACTGCCGCGATCCCAACCCCGAAACTGCCACCATGCTGCGAATCGCGCCCGATGGCAGCAGCCGTGAAGTGTATGCCAGAGGGCTGCGGCATACCATCGGCTTCGACTGGCAGCCGGGCACGGGCAAGCTGTTCGGGCTGGATCAGGGCAGCGACTGGCACGGCGACGATCAGCCGCCCGAGGAACTGAACCAGATCGTGCGAAATCAGGATTACGGCTGGCCCTACTGCTTTGCCGACCAGCAGGCCGACCCGTATGTCAACAATCCGCCGCCCGGCAACCTCAAAAAAGAGGCGTTCTGCGCCACCCAGACGAAAGGGTCGCTGCTGACGTACACCGCCCACGCCGCCGCCATCTCGTTCTCCTTCTACACCGGCACGCAGTTTCCCGCCGAGTACCGGCACGACGCCTTCGCCACCTTCCGGGGATCGTGGAACCGCAGCGAGCCGAGCGGCTATCAGCTGGCCCGCGTGCATTTCGACGAGCAGGGTAATCCGGCCAGTATCACGCCGTTCATCAGCGGGTTCGTGTACCACGACGACGCCCAGACCGAGGCCAACGGCTGGGCACAGTTCGGGCGGTTGGCGGGCATGGCGCAGGACACCGACGGCTCGCTGCTCTTTACCGACGATCAGAACGGCGTGCTGTACCGCGTGTCGTATACCGGGGGTCAGAAATGA
- a CDS encoding superoxide dismutase family protein has product MKSLLRGWMIGGLLIGSAASFGAAQAASATAVLKDAGGQSIGTLQISEVPGGVQVSVKASGLTPGGHGMHVHENGSCGIGIDPATNTPKPFFASGEHFDPAMSKQHSAPTTPDEYGHAGDLPMLMADASGNAALTFTTHKLTLSGMTGLLKRSVIVHALPDDYKTNPAGATGARVACGVIVRDGDTGRIYAVPGTQTFPEGVAVSEPRNLIFTGSARTGTIYAIDATSGAARVFSPGGSYGRTSALGMKLDAQGRLYVAGGATGTVSVINPDGSPLTTLATPDSPNPYLNDLVLAPDGSAYVTDSSRPMIWRVTPDLKHIEPWLPLQNSPVQYMTGINLNGIALTADGKALLSIQYNTGKLFRIELASRRIQEVKVPGGLMYGDGLLLDGQTLYVGQNRLNWVSRVQLGADGLSGTVLGHTAADGLHYPSTLAMLGGDLIAVNSQLDRTMSGTPPEVPFKLSRFAKF; this is encoded by the coding sequence ATGAAGTCGCTGCTTCGCGGGTGGATGATCGGGGGTCTGTTGATCGGCAGTGCGGCCAGTTTCGGCGCGGCTCAGGCGGCTTCAGCGACGGCTGTCCTGAAGGATGCGGGCGGCCAGTCCATCGGCACCCTACAGATTTCAGAGGTGCCGGGCGGCGTGCAGGTGAGTGTGAAGGCCAGCGGCCTGACGCCCGGTGGTCACGGGATGCATGTCCATGAAAACGGCAGCTGTGGCATCGGAATCGACCCTGCCACCAACACCCCCAAACCCTTCTTTGCATCGGGCGAGCATTTCGATCCGGCCATGAGCAAGCAGCACAGCGCCCCCACCACGCCCGACGAATACGGCCACGCCGGAGACCTGCCGATGCTGATGGCCGACGCATCGGGCAACGCGGCCCTGACCTTTACCACCCACAAACTGACGCTGAGCGGCATGACAGGGCTACTCAAGCGCAGTGTGATCGTTCACGCTCTGCCCGACGATTACAAGACCAATCCCGCCGGAGCAACGGGAGCGCGGGTGGCCTGCGGCGTAATCGTGCGTGACGGCGACACCGGGAGAATCTACGCCGTTCCCGGCACCCAGACCTTTCCGGAAGGCGTGGCCGTGAGCGAGCCGCGCAACCTGATCTTTACAGGCAGCGCCAGAACTGGCACCATCTACGCCATCGACGCCACCAGCGGCGCGGCCCGCGTCTTCTCGCCGGGCGGAAGTTATGGGCGCACCTCGGCGCTGGGAATGAAGCTGGACGCACAGGGGCGGCTGTATGTGGCGGGCGGCGCGACAGGCACGGTCAGCGTCATCAATCCCGACGGCTCGCCCCTGACCACCCTGGCGACCCCCGACAGCCCTAACCCGTACCTGAACGATCTGGTGCTGGCCCCCGACGGCAGCGCCTACGTCACCGACAGCAGCCGCCCGATGATCTGGCGCGTCACACCCGACCTGAAACACATCGAACCGTGGCTGCCGCTTCAGAACAGCCCTGTCCAGTACATGACCGGCATCAATCTGAACGGAATCGCCCTGACCGCCGACGGTAAGGCGCTGCTGAGCATTCAGTACAACACCGGAAAACTCTTCCGCATCGAGCTTGCCAGCAGGCGAATTCAGGAAGTGAAGGTGCCCGGCGGTCTGATGTACGGCGATGGCCTGTTGCTCGACGGTCAGACCTTGTACGTCGGTCAGAACCGCCTGAACTGGGTCAGCAGGGTGCAGCTCGGTGCCGATGGCCTGAGCGGAACAGTGCTGGGCCATACCGCCGCCGATGGCCTGCACTACCCGTCCACGCTGGCGATGCTGGGCGGCGACCTGATCGCCGTAAACAGCCAGCTCGACCGCACCATGAGCGGCACACCGCCGGAAGTTCCCTTCAAGCTCAGCAGATTCGCCAAATTCTGA
- a CDS encoding SRPBCC family protein, whose product MDNPNGATSNMGHSTTGARLQTTERLLLASLGLGLMALGTRGGNVRRLAFGGAGALAAVLAARGSNPVATAMKIQTDSSGETRVSDGVTIGKPAAELYAVWRNLENLPNLMRHLQEVKVLDDRRSHWTVKGPLGEVSWDAELTADEPGKRIAWQSVEGASIENGGEVLFRPAPGARGTEIVVRLHYRAPLGSTGAVVARALGEEPSQQLRDDLMRFKREQELGFHPTTEGQTSGRAAKQQEDRPQAQPGGALAQGGAR is encoded by the coding sequence ATGGACAATCCGAACGGAGCAACTTCCAACATGGGGCATTCGACGACGGGAGCGCGGCTTCAGACCACCGAGCGCCTGCTGCTGGCGTCGCTGGGCCTGGGGCTGATGGCTCTGGGAACGCGGGGCGGGAATGTGCGTCGTCTGGCCTTTGGCGGAGCGGGAGCGCTGGCGGCGGTACTGGCGGCACGCGGCAGCAATCCGGTTGCCACCGCGATGAAGATTCAGACCGATAGCAGCGGTGAAACCCGCGTCAGTGACGGTGTGACCATCGGTAAGCCTGCCGCCGAGCTGTACGCGGTCTGGCGCAATCTGGAGAATCTGCCCAACCTGATGCGCCACCTTCAGGAAGTGAAAGTGCTGGACGACAGGCGCTCGCACTGGACGGTGAAGGGGCCGCTGGGTGAGGTGAGCTGGGACGCCGAACTGACTGCCGACGAACCGGGCAAACGCATCGCGTGGCAGTCGGTGGAGGGGGCCAGCATCGAGAACGGCGGTGAAGTGCTGTTCCGCCCGGCCCCCGGCGCACGCGGCACCGAAATCGTGGTGCGGCTTCATTACCGCGCTCCGCTGGGAAGCACCGGGGCAGTCGTTGCCCGTGCCCTGGGCGAAGAGCCGTCTCAGCAACTCCGCGACGATCTGATGCGCTTCAAACGTGAGCAGGAACTGGGCTTTCACCCGACCACCGAGGGGCAGACCAGCGGGCGGGCAGCCAAGCAGCAGGAAGACAGGCCGCAGGCACAGCCCGGCGGTGCACTGGCTCAGGGAGGTGCGCGGTGA